gttgtcctcatgttgtcttcatgctgtcctcatgttgtattTATGTCGTCTTCACGTTGTCCTCCTTTTACCTTTCCCAAGTGTGTGGAAGTACCAGAGACACAGAATAACCCCCAAATCCCNNNNNNNNNNNNNNNNNNNNNNNNNNNNNNNNNNNNNNNNNNNNNNNNNNNNNNNNNNNNNNNNNNNNNNNNNNNNNNNNNNNNNNNNNNNNNNNNNNNNatggagagatggagagatgataGATAAGCTAACTGAAGCGTACCTGGTGCAGGTGTGGACGAGCAGACCGTCATCGACGTCCTGACCCGACGTAGCTACGAGCAGCGGAGGGACATCGCCTTCGAGTACGAACGCATCGCCAAGAAGgtcagaaagaaagataaaatattaaatataataagtacacaccatcactaacagggacgttgtagagcgtcctctggtggacagactatgcaacaccatcactaacagggacgttgtagagcgtcctctggtggacagactatgtaacaccatcactaacagggacgttgtagagcgtcctctggtggacagactatgtaacgccatgactaacagggacgttgtagagcgtcctctggtggacagactatgcaacaccatgactaacagggacgttgtagagcgtcctctggtggacagcgtttttttttttttgaagaatcatttatttaatttccgtttatttatatcataaaaaatgatttttatggatgaatattgacaaaaaaaatgtcagattccaatagatcgggaaatgccggATATTGGCGGTCCGAAATTATCGGCCGATACTGGAATAataaaagagggagaggaggaggaggaggaggaggaggaggaggaggaggagcaaggagaggaaggagaggaggagcaaggagaggaaggagaggaggagcaaggagaggaaggagaggaggagcaaggagaggagggagataAACGCAGTGAAACAGATGTATAACTatgtggagtgtgtgttttcccaGGATCTGAACGTGGCCCTGAAGGCAGCGCTGTCCGGGCCCCTGGAGGCTCTGGTCCTGGGTCTGATGAAGAGCACGGCCCAGTTCGACGCCTCGGAGCTCAAGGCCTCCATGAAGGTACTGCGAAAAAGTACTGCATTACTGTACTGCGTTAAAGTACTGCAGTAAAGTACTGCAATAAAGTACTGCAATCATGTACTGCAGTACTTccagaaaaaagttttttgtgatcgttaaatccttgattatgtgacacgttttgttaaaaaatgtagtggaatatgtggaggaggaggaggaggaggaggaggaggaggaggaggaggaggaggagggagggggaggaggaggaggaggaggaggaggaggaggaggaggaggaggaggagggagggggaggaggaggaggaagagaagaaggagaagggacaagaggaggaggaaggaggaggaggaggaggaggaggagggagaggaggaagaggaggaggacaaatTGTCAGAACTTGTAAAACCTGcagtttgtcttgttttgtagtTTCATCTTCCTGCTCCGATAGCtgagacttttattttgaaatcttgCGAGAACCAAGTTATTTTAGGCCGAAATCGGCAATTTATGCGGCGACAGCGCCAAATGTTGACATATGCAGAGTTTGAGTTATGAGATCACATGGTCCCGTTTTCTGGGGGTCTGGGGGGTTCTGGGGTTTATGAATGAGGATCCTACCTGCTGCTGGTCTTCTGGGAGGTCTGGATGTATGAATGAGGATCCTACCTGCTGCTGGTCTTCTGGGGGGTCTGGGAGGTCTGGATGTATGAATGAGGNNNNNNNNNNNNNNNNNNNNNNNNNNNNNNNNNNNNNNNNNNNNNNNNNNNNNNNNNNNNNNNNNNNNNNNNNNNNNNNNNNNNNNNNNNNNNNNNNNNNtgtgtgtgtgtgtgtgtgtgtgtgtgtgtgtgtgtgtgtgtgcgtgtgcgtgtgcgtgcgtgcgtgtgtgtgtgtgtgtatgttggctGGACGTCTCTCGCTGTACGTTTTCTtggtgagatgttcgagtcacacacgtctcgtcttcatatcagaaacaaggaactGAATTGGACCCGTTCTCTCTCCTGATTGGTCAGCGGCTGCAGGCGGGGCTGCTGGGATTGTGGCGAGTGATGTTGATAGGGcgccccggctgtcaatcaatgtcttccagttatgctggcccctgattggtccggcCCCGTAAGCAACTGCGCACCCTGCTTACCGATATTGACGCGTCTGAATCACTcgattctcattggctaccagccaacgtggcaggtagattgacagtgttacccacCAATTGCAACATTCACCTGCATTTGGCAGGTGGGCGGGgcttaatttcaggccctgattgtaaaactgtatctgaagtctcttacgCATATTAATGTGTAAAGTGACGTTTTCCCGCCCCGGGGCCTTTAATATTTCATAtcctttaatatttaatatccGAGTTATTCGACTCACTCTGGCGTCCTCGTCGATCTTCTCGTAGTCGACCACGTTGGAGGGGGGGTCTCTCTTCGTCTGGGGAAGGAACCACAACGTCAACGTTAAAATGGAGGAATCACCGGGTGTCGCCGCTCAGCCACAACGGCGGGATAACATATACAGCATGACTATAAATACTACGATTTATTATTAGCATTATTAGAAGTAGAAACAGTATATGTTGTTTAGGAAAAAAcgaattcttttatttttctttcttaaaatccAGCAGAGAAAAAACTGCTTTCATGTTTCAGgtcaaaacgtcaaaaaaaacaagaaaaaatcaaatcaataaaagATGCATAAAACCTGCATGCATAAAACCAGAACCTGGAGTACCTGGACCAGAGCCAGCAGCAGTTTGGCGAAGTCTCCTGATGTGTCTCCTGCTACGTCTTTCTCCAGGTCCTTCttaaacactgcacacacacacaNNNNNNNNNNNNNNNNNNNNNNNNNNNNNNNNNNNNNNNNNNNNNNNNNNNNNNNNNNNNNNNNNNNNNNNNNNNNNNNNNNNNNNNNNNNNNNNNNNNNttagagaataaaaaaagaaaaaaagaaaaagaaaacacaataaataaaataaataaaataaataaaataaataaaataaataaaataaataaaataaaaacctgaacaaaacaaaaagtagaacATACTTAAACTGAATACTCTGCACTGTGTCCTCGTGTCCATTTGGTTTTTAAGGGCGACCATTTTAAGATGTGTtcagggacaacggatgaaaaacagccttttggATGATTTTGCTGCATTTGCAGCGATGTTAATTAATGAACACTGTCCCTGTctaatacattaatacattaatacattagTAATTGAACACATGAATGTTCAACAATGTGAGCGTGCCTTCCCCATGCTGCACCCCCCAGAGAGGGAGACTCTGCAGGAGGGATCAGGTGAAGTCAATCAGGTAATTAGGCTGAAGCATCAACCAATGagtgaagagagaggagagggaaggaagTTGGGTACAGGAAGTGAGGTACAGGAAGTGAGGTAGCTGAGGAAAGCAAGTGCcaaaataagatgaaaacaGGATCTTTACTACGTGTGTCACTGTCCCCAgatctttaaccctcctgttgtcctgggtcaaatctgacccgttttaaaagtttctacatcagaaatctGGGATTATTTAATCCAAATGATCCAAACATTCCACGGATGGATCCAGATAACGCTGACGGATCAGATCACCACTTTATTggattttgggtgttttgtttcccccccaaaaaaactttgacaaaagacaaaaacttgATATAATTTTacagaaattaagaaaatgttgaaaaaaaatgtcaaaaactgacaaaaggaatctttaaaaaatcatcaaaaatttgtaaataaagtgttgagaaatcaacaaaaaaatgtcaaaaacgttttaaataaagctttaaaaagttgTCAAAAATTGTCTATACATTTTCAAGAAATCATCAAagaattgtcaaaaaaaaattcaaaaaattgtACAAAAATCTTCAAAGAATTGCTGggaaattgtcaaaaaaatgtgaaagatttttcaaaaaactgtcaaaaattgtcaaaagaTTTCGAAAGAAATTTCGAAAAAACGTCAAACATTTGTCAGAATTTTATCAAAGAATTGTCAAAGAATTGCaaataaaatcatcaaaaaatcCTCTATAGAAGTGTGGAcacaaaagttataaaaaatatcTCAAACGTGTCATAAAGCGACTAAAAACAGTTCAGGATATTAAGCGCATTGACTTCCATTGattccattcattcatttgcttGAGATTCAGATTAGTCTCTACACCGATGGTTTAATAGTTTACAATGTTGGGATCTGCTTTTTAAGCCCCAGATAGTCAGTGGGTccacaaaatgtacaaaaattcAGGATATGTAGTACATTGACTTCCGTCCATTCCCTGAAGAAGTCATCTTAGTTTTAACCCAAGAATttaagttttagtttatttgacCATGTGGGGACCGATAGTCAACAAGTCCTCATAATGTAAGTCTTTTGGGGTCCCCAAGAAAAGTTGAGTATCTATAGTGCATTGACTTCCATCCATCCCCGCGCCGACCGCCAGTGATAACGCTGTCAGTCTCTCTGCAGAGTAAAGGGGCGAAGGAGAAGGTGGTGACCCGGATCATGGTCTCTCGCTGTGAAGTGGACCTGATGAAGATCAGGACCGAGTTCAGGAGGCAGCACAAAAGATCCCTGTACCAGACCAtcgctgtgagtgtgtgtgtctgtgtgtgtgtgtgtgtctctgtatgtgtgtctgtatgtgtgtgtgtgtgttacattgtATACAatgtatacaatatacatatacaatattttttatattatattatacaatattattatttgtaatattaattatactgtctgtgtgtgtgtgtgtgtgtgtgtgtgtttgtgtgtatgtgtgtgagtgtgtgtgtgtgtgtatatgtgtgtgtgtgtgtgtatctgtatgtgtgtatgtgtgtatgtgtgtgtgtgtgtgtgtgtgtgtgtgtgtttgtgtgtgtgtgtgtgtatctgtatgtgtgtgtgtgtgtgtgtgtgtgtgtgtgtgtgtgtgtgtgtgtgtgtgtgtgtgtgtgtgtgtgtgtgtgtgtgtgtgtgtatctgtatgtgtgtgtgtatccaggAGCACACTAAGGGAGACTACCAGAAGGCTCTGCTCAGTCTGTGTGGAGGAGACGACTGAACCCTCAACTCTGTCCAGACTCACTTTCCCAGAATGCCGCTGGGTCTGAAGCCCCAGCTGACTGCAGAGGTTCTTCCAGTGTTTTCTCTTTAGATAAAGAACATCCCGACCCTCGTCATCTCTCTACGCAGCtttctgaaataaaatcctttcccctgcttcctgtttcctgtttcctgtgtcaTTAACCCTCACGTCgttaaagtttttctttttatatttaatatttatacatatatataaaatttgTATCTGAAGTGTCACATGGTATTTCCCATGCAGACAGTTTTAGTAATAAGACAAAAGTATGTAAATCATAATTCTTGTTAGTGGTTGttggtgttagtgatgtgtgCGGTAGACGGATGGTAGGGgcacaaaaatgaagaaaatcttGGAAAAAATTgctaaaagtgaaaaataaccatcactaaattgtcaaaaaattgtCAAAGCAGGGTTGAAAGGGCtcaaaaaagtatcaaaaaattGTGGAAAATAGTGTAAAAGTAGTGTTGATATGttggtgttagtgatgtgtgCGGTAGACTGATGGTAGGGGCACAAAAATTAagataatgttgaaaaatgcgtcaaaaagtgataaaaagtgataaaaaagtatcctaaatgcaaaaaaaaaagtgtcaaaaaatagtcaaaaaagtgttgataTTTCTTTTAGTGTTATAATGTtttaagtgttgaaaaaatgtaagtaagGTGAAAGCTGGGAGTTTGGTTACTTTGGTTGTTTGAAAGCCACAATGCCTCtttctcatggggggggggggggggggggggggggttctctgGGCGGACAAAGCATAgtaaggggaggtaaccttgcctcttatgatgtcataagggaaagattccagatcggcccatctgagctttaattttctcaaaggcagagcaggacacccagggcttgGTCTACaactatcaccatttctagcccctggggggccataggcaggctgggggggaggggcatattaatgttaaaatacctcATAAAGGTACGTTTTCATgctctttaaccctcgtgttgtcctcgttTCTTAGTGTCTCTAAGTTCTGATCTCTGTCAACATGTCAACACACCCAGgagggatctgattggctgctgagGGCGTGTGGTCATCCAGAGGCGAGCAGAGGGAACCAGATCCCCCCTGATGAGGTTTGTCAGCAGCACACCCACTGAGGTGGACTCTGTAACATCAGTCAGGATCTCAGTGTTGAGGAAGTCCAGAGGAAGTCGACACTCATCCAGATCGTCTAAGATGAAGACCACCTGGACTTCTTCAAACCTGCAGATTCCTGCTTCTTTGGTTTCACTAAAGAAGAAATCAACAAGTTCCACCAAGCtgaactttctctctttcagcacaTTCAGGTCTCTGAAGGTGAATGGGAATGTGAACTGGATGTCCTGGTTGGCTTTGCCTTCAGCCCAGTCCAGAGTGAACTTCTGTGTTAAGACTGTTTTCCCGATGCCAGTCATcactgctctgattggttcatctCTTCcaggggggggggtttaaagaTGTCTTCTGGTCTGATTGTTGGTTCTGGTGTGTCTGGTTTCCTGGATGCTGTTTCAATCTGTCTGATCTCATGTTGATCCTTGACCCCTGCAGTCCCTCCCTCCATGAGGAAGATCTCTGTGAACATCTGATCCAGAACAGACGGGTCTCCTGCTTTAGGAATCCCCTCAAACACACGCTGGAACTTCTTCTGCAAGTTAGACTTGACTTTACGTCAGCACACTGGAGCATGAGTTACTgactaaacaaagaaaagaacaaatgtGTGACTCAATCCTACAGAATATTACACAATTTAAACATGTAAGAGTTTTACTAAATGAGTTTTATTCAGTGTGTCGATGTGCTGCGAAAGCCTCGATTGGCGAAAAGACTGTTGTTCTCAAACTTCTTCTTAGTATCCAACtttgtcccgctactagtctcggagcgttgccaacacgtggacacaaaatacatcaaaacgtgtgcAATGATCGGGAATATTCggctatgacttttcaaagAGATGTGCCTTGTGGTTTTTACGAAATTACCAAAAAACCAAAGCAACAAGTTCTAACACAAACCCACGCCTATGATGAGACTCTTCactgttggctctatacacgctagaAGGATCTGGTTATAAATCTGGTCtgagtctggttggtttagaGCCTCATAGATGTTTCTGGTACACAAAAAGGTCTTACATAGATTTTAAAAGTTAggtctctgaagggttaagactcACTTTTATTATCtttagttttgttgtcattaggatgtgcaccaagtagtagGCACACAGGGCAAATTTCTATTGATTTTTCTCGTTAACCCTCccgttgtcttcccgtcaaaattgaaagcaACACTTTATTCTTTTAGCGTTTTCTTATGGTTTTGTCCCTGTTTTTCAACACTTCAAACGTtgatctctctatctctccatccatctctgtGGTTACATGAAGCgaccagcagagggcagcagagTCTGGTGGTACACAGTCCTGCAGGAGGAGAGTACTCTGATGGTATCTACTACTTAATatactactaaggtctatataaagggactccagatacagtattaggggaccactaaggtctatataaagagacttcagatacagtNNNNNNNNNNNNNNNNNNNNNNNNNNNNNNNNNNNNNNNNNNNNNNNNNNNNNNNNNNNNNNNNNNNNNNNNNNNNNNNNNNNNNNNNNNNNNNNNNNNNcatgttgtcctcatgttgtcctcatgttgtcttcatgttgtcctcatgttgtcctcgtgttgtcctcatgttgtcctcatgttgtcttcatgttgtcttcatgttgtcctcatgttgtcctctttttgtcctcatgttgtcttcatgttgtcttcatgttgtcctcatgttgtcctcatgttgtcctctttttgtcctcatgttgtcttcatgttgtcctcatgttgtcttcatgttgtcctcatgttgtcttcatgttctccagagtgagacacctctctagttttatctccacgGTGATATTACCTCCGTCTCCGATCACGTGACTCGTGGACGTCGGTGCTCAGCGAGTCGGCCGGGACAGATTTGTGGACGAGCGTCTCCACGCGGGACAGCTTAATGGACAGCCTCGGCGTCTCTCCGTGCTAAAGAGTTCATTACGCCCCGTCATCAATCCTTCGTCTTCCTGAAGCTCGGCATTCAtcagcaaaattaaaaaagtgtcaTGTCGCCGGTGATTTGTCCTCTTCCGTCAGAAACACTCTCCGGCGGGCCGCCGCCATTTGCATAATCTCAGGATGTAATAATAAGTCATCTGGAGTCTCTCAGCAGGACGAGGAGACGGACCCGGGACCATTAATAAAACCACGAGACCCGAGTCTGGGAGGATAAAACCCCCAAAGTACGCTAACAACACactaattcatgttttatacTCTCCTacagtctctttatatagaccttagtggtccctaatcctgtatctgaagtctctttatatagaccttagtggtcccctaatattgtatctgaagtctctttatatagaccttagtggtcccctaatactggatctgaagtctctttatatagaccttagtggtccctaatactgtatctgaagtctctttatatagaccttagtggtccctaatactgtatctgaagtctctttatatagaccttcgTGGTCCTCTAagagacatcgtggctttcTAATTAACgccatggtgtctctctctcttggggAGGAACAAATTCTCAGGgcggtaaccttgccccttatgacatcataaggggcaatgttaGCTTTTCATGAGCTCTCCTTTTCTCATAGGCAGAGTGGATACCCAGTGCTCGgtttctagcccctggggggTCATAGGCCGGCCGGGGGGactcatattattgttaaaaacctcataaagggacattttcctGCTCTGGGACCTTTAACATGATGCGGACCGTAACGAGTTATtaacagtgggtacggaaagtattcagacccctttaaatttttcactctttgtttcattgcagcctttttccaaaaatcaaNNNNNNNNNNNNNNNNNNNNNNNNNNNNNNNNNNNNNNNNNNNNNNNNNNNNNNNNNNNNNNNNNNNNNNNNNNNNNNNNNNNNNNNNNNNNNNNNNNNNCCCCCAGGACATGATGTCCCGACCCCCCAGGACATGATGTCCCCCACCCTCCAGGACGTGATGCCTTTGTGCTGGACATGTCTcatcaaaaagaaaaccaagaCCAATCTTTTATCTTTTCCTTTCAAATTAAAGGTCACCAGATTCCTTCTGATCTTCCTTCTCTAGATTAACATGAATAACTGACTTTTATcctaaaaacacagttttgtcCTCTAACTTCGTTATGAATATTTTAATATCACATTTGAGAAGAGAGACGACAAACTGGCACCAAAACCTGGaggaaaagtcacaaaaaacacaaaaaacacaaaaaagtcttcttcttttttagattagagacaaaaaaagtgaaaattctcagagaaaaaaatttggaaaatactgcaaaaatatataaaataatgcaaaaatatataaa
The Etheostoma cragini isolate CJK2018 chromosome 1, CSU_Ecrag_1.0, whole genome shotgun sequence genome window above contains:
- the LOC117956332 gene encoding annexin A2-like — protein: MALVSEFLGQLTLSYGGVSLTDVHRVDEQTVIDVLTRRSYEQRRDIAFEYERIAKKDLNVALKAALSGPLEALVLGLMKSTAQFDASELKASMKVLRKMITLSVSLQSKGAKEKVVTRIMVSRCEVDLMKIRTEFRRQHKRSLYQTIAEHTKGDYQKALLSLCGGDD